The sequence CACTTCCTGCCGGAAAACCTCCGCCCCCATCTCTTCAACGAGCTTGCCGAGGCGACAGCGACGGTCCCTGGCCTTGAACCACTGGACGATGTGGCCGACAATCGCCAGCGCCTCCGCGTCGCTCGGCACATGCTCGAGCAGCCTGACCGACAGGCGCGGCTGACTGCCGCCATTGCCGCCAACCATCACGTTCCATCCCTTGGGGGTACCGATCAGCCCCACGTCCTTGATGCAGACCTCGCCGCAGTCGTTCATGCAGCCCGAGACCCCCATCTTGAACTTCCACGGGAGTTCCATGCCGTGGTAGCGGCGGTCCATCTCCAGCCCGACCGAAACCGAATCCTGCTGCCCGCGTTTGCAGTAGTCGGTGCCGGGACAGACTTTGACCGAACGGACACAGAGGCCGATGGCCGCCCCGGGCTTTTCGCCCAGTTCGGCCCAGACCTCGTCAAGTTTTTCTTCGGGCAGACCGATCATGGCAATGCGCTGGGCGCTGGTGAGTTTGAGCGACTTCGCGCCGAAGCGTTCGGCGACGTCGGCGATCTTGCGCAGGGTGGCGGCATCGGTGATGCCGCCGGGGATGTGCGGCGCGATGGCGTAGGTTTCCTTGTCGCGCTGGATGATCGCCCCCTTCTCCTGGATATCCTTTTTCATCGGATGGGCCTCCCGAAAAGCAGTTCCGGCCGCCACATTCCGGGCGACCGGAGACCCTGCTGATTTTTGTTCGGGAGGTTTTACCGGGAATGGAGGCGATTTGTCAAGCCGGGGCTTACAGCACTTTCTTTTTCCAATGGTGGGCGAGCTTGGTGCCGTAATGGCCGAGCAGGGTGACGACCGGCAGCGTCGCCAGGACAAGCGCTACGTAGAGCCCTTTTCGAGTCCCGCCCCCGGCCAGGAGTCCGGGGTCGGCATAGCGCAGGCTTACGGCCGACAGAACCAGCAGGAGGAGGGTCGCTGCCAGCCCGATCTTCTTGTAGAAGATCATCGCCCGCTCGCCATGAAACCGGGTGCGCCAGTCGTAGATCCCCGAAGCCATCGAGACCGGAATGACCGCCAGCACCACGCCCAGCAGATAAAAAACCGCATGCTCCAGACCGGGGCTGGCGTTCAGCAGGGTCAGCAGCAGAAAGAGAACGGCTGTGGGAATCAGACCGTTGGGAAAGTGGGCCGCCACCGGGTGCAGGACGAAGGTGGCGAGCATGTCGTGCAGCAGGTTGACCTTCTCCTGCTCGAGGGGAATGAACTTCGAGCGGTCGGCGCCGCAGACCGGGCAGGACTCGGGCGGCTCCGCTCCCTCGTGGACGTAGCCGCAGATGGTGCATTTCCATTTTCTGACCATCTCAATCCTCCCGGAGCCGTCAACACCAAGAGTTTAACTGCCGGCAACCTGCATGCAAGGCCCTCAGCGGCCGCTGCCCGGATAAATCGGGCGCTGGCCGGCAGAAAGCGGTTGAAACCCGGCCCGTATTCCTTATAATCGACACACTGTTTTGAAGGTCATGGACCAAGGGAGCAGGGATCGGCTTTACACTGCTCCCCGGCCCCTTCAACGGAAAAGGAGACAATGCGATGAAAGCTGTTCTGCTCGATGGTTTTGGCGGCCTGGAGGTGCTCAAGGTCGGCGAGGTCGATAAACCCGCGCCAAAAGCAGGGGAAGTGCTGATCAAGGTCGCAGCGACGTCGATCAACCGCCCCGATCTGGTGCAGCGCGAGGGGAAATATCCGCCGCCGCCCGGCGATTCGGAAATCCTCGGCCTGGAAGTGGCCGGCACCATCGCCGAACTGGGCGCCGGGGTCAGCGGCTGGCAGAACGGCGACCGGGTCATCACCCTGGTCGGCGGCGGCGGCTACGCCGAATACGCGGTCGCCTACGCCAGCCACCTGATGCGCATCCCCGAGGCGATGAGCTACGAGGAAGCGGCCTGCGTCTGTGAATCGTACATCACTGCCTTTCTCAACGTCTTCATGATCGGCGAACTGCGCGACGGCCAGACCGCCATCCTGCACGGCGGCGGCGGTGGCGTCAATACCGCCGCAATCCAGTTGGCCAAAGCACTCACCCCAAACGCCAAATTGATCGTCACCGCTCACCCCAGCAAGAGCGAGCGGGTGAAGCAGCTTGGCGCCGATCTGGTCATCGACTACACCACCACTCCGGACTTCTCCGAGGTGGTCAAGGAGTTCACCGGCAAGAAAGGGGTCGATGTCATCCTCGACCACGTCGGCGCCAAGTACCTCGCCCCCAACATGAACTCCCTCGGCTACAAGGGAAAGCTGGTCATCATCGGCGTCATCAGCGGCATCAAGGCCGAGCTCA is a genomic window of Desulfuromonadales bacterium containing:
- a CDS encoding NAD(P)/FAD-dependent oxidoreductase; translation: MKKDIQEKGAIIQRDKETYAIAPHIPGGITDAATLRKIADVAERFGAKSLKLTSAQRIAMIGLPEEKLDEVWAELGEKPGAAIGLCVRSVKVCPGTDYCKRGQQDSVSVGLEMDRRYHGMELPWKFKMGVSGCMNDCGEVCIKDVGLIGTPKGWNVMVGGNGGSQPRLSVRLLEHVPSDAEALAIVGHIVQWFKARDRRCRLGKLVEEMGAEVFRQEVLGG
- a CDS encoding DUF2231 domain-containing protein — encoded protein: MVRKWKCTICGYVHEGAEPPESCPVCGADRSKFIPLEQEKVNLLHDMLATFVLHPVAAHFPNGLIPTAVLFLLLTLLNASPGLEHAVFYLLGVVLAVIPVSMASGIYDWRTRFHGERAMIFYKKIGLAATLLLLVLSAVSLRYADPGLLAGGGTRKGLYVALVLATLPVVTLLGHYGTKLAHHWKKKVL
- a CDS encoding NAD(P)H-quinone oxidoreductase: MKAVLLDGFGGLEVLKVGEVDKPAPKAGEVLIKVAATSINRPDLVQREGKYPPPPGDSEILGLEVAGTIAELGAGVSGWQNGDRVITLVGGGGYAEYAVAYASHLMRIPEAMSYEEAACVCESYITAFLNVFMIGELRDGQTAILHGGGGGVNTAAIQLAKALTPNAKLIVTAHPSKSERVKQLGADLVIDYTTTPDFSEVVKEFTGKKGVDVILDHVGAKYLAPNMNSLGYKGKLVIIGVISGIKAELNLALMMVKRQQIIGSVLRSRPVPEKAEIVAEFTRRALPKFADRTIVPIIEKVFPLAQVAEAHRMMEEDKHFGKIVLKMG